In Pseudomonas saudiphocaensis, one DNA window encodes the following:
- a CDS encoding NAD(P)-dependent alcohol dehydrogenase encodes MNNAIGYAALDPNTPLAPYSFTRRAVGLNDVKIEILYCGVCHSDLHTVRNEWNNTLYPSVPGHEIVGRVTAVGDAVKAFNVGDLAGVGCMIDSCQNCPSCGEGLEQYCENGFIGTYNGHAFGGSENTFGGYSDHIVVNEKFALRISHAEGDLAAVAPLLCAGITTYSPLREWKVGPGQKVGVVGLGGLGHMAVKIARAMGAHVVLFTTSPGKKEDALRLGASEVVVSKNKEEMAAHLNSFDFILNTVAAPHDLDAFLSLLKRDATMTLVGAPETPHPSPSVFNLIFKRRRLAGSLIGGIAETQEMLDFCAEHDIVSDIEMIDIQDINEAFERMLKSDVKYRFVIDMASLKSA; translated from the coding sequence ATGAACAACGCCATCGGCTATGCTGCCCTAGACCCGAACACACCGCTCGCGCCCTATTCATTCACACGCCGCGCGGTAGGCTTGAACGACGTCAAAATCGAGATTCTCTATTGCGGCGTCTGCCATTCGGATCTGCATACGGTCCGCAACGAATGGAACAACACGCTTTACCCCTCCGTCCCAGGCCATGAAATCGTCGGACGCGTTACCGCTGTAGGCGACGCGGTCAAAGCCTTCAATGTCGGCGATCTGGCCGGCGTCGGCTGTATGATCGATAGCTGCCAGAACTGCCCGTCCTGCGGCGAAGGCTTGGAGCAATACTGCGAAAACGGTTTCATCGGGACCTACAACGGCCATGCATTTGGCGGCAGTGAAAACACGTTCGGTGGTTATTCGGACCACATTGTGGTGAATGAGAAGTTCGCGTTGCGCATTTCTCATGCCGAAGGCGACCTCGCCGCCGTGGCGCCACTGCTGTGCGCGGGTATCACAACGTATTCACCACTGCGCGAATGGAAGGTCGGACCCGGCCAGAAGGTCGGCGTGGTCGGCCTCGGCGGCCTGGGTCACATGGCCGTTAAGATCGCCCGCGCCATGGGCGCCCATGTGGTGCTTTTCACCACCTCGCCGGGTAAAAAGGAAGATGCCCTGCGCCTGGGTGCGAGCGAAGTCGTGGTATCGAAAAACAAGGAGGAGATGGCTGCCCACCTAAACAGCTTCGATTTCATCCTGAATACCGTTGCGGCGCCGCACGATCTCGACGCGTTTCTATCCCTGCTCAAGCGAGACGCAACCATGACCTTGGTGGGCGCGCCCGAAACCCCGCACCCATCGCCAAGCGTTTTCAACCTCATTTTCAAGCGTCGCCGTCTGGCTGGCTCGCTCATTGGCGGTATCGCAGAGACTCAAGAGATGCTCGATTTCTGCGCCGAGCACGACATCGTCTCGGACATCGAAATGATCGATATCCAGGACATCAACGAAGCCTTCGAGCGCATGCTCAAGAGCGACGTGAAGTACCGTTTCGTCATCGACATGGCCTCGCTTAAGTCCGCCTGA
- a CDS encoding VOC family protein, translating into MPQRPGRLNGLRHLALTVPNLEECERFYVDVLGMEVLNRASKDLVYLTCGNDNLSLGRASEKSSGVQAMDHYGFIVDSIEELHAWYEYLKAQGVTMLDRPFAHRDGAHSFHVLDPAGNTVQPLYHPAVSGQRFS; encoded by the coding sequence ATGCCACAGCGTCCCGGTCGCCTTAACGGCCTGCGTCATCTGGCGCTCACCGTGCCGAACCTCGAAGAATGCGAGCGGTTCTACGTCGATGTGCTCGGCATGGAAGTGCTCAACCGCGCCAGCAAGGACCTCGTCTACCTGACGTGCGGCAACGACAACCTCTCCCTAGGCCGCGCCTCGGAAAAAAGCAGCGGCGTCCAGGCGATGGACCACTACGGCTTTATCGTCGACAGCATCGAAGAACTCCACGCCTGGTACGAATACCTCAAAGCCCAGGGCGTCACCATGCTCGACCGCCCCTTCGCCCACCGCGACGGCGCCCACAGCTTCCATGTGCTCGATCCTGCAGGGAATACCGTGCAGCCGCTCTATCATCCGGCGGTGTCGGGGCAGCGATTTAGCTGA
- a CDS encoding putative quinol monooxygenase encodes MYCLILKTQLAPGSFDKFMEAMRINAAASVQDEPDCLVFDVIQDVADPDLVYLYELYRDEAALAHHKTTEHYLQSRPLLAECIVKQEVMKGHMVCGNNKR; translated from the coding sequence ATGTACTGCCTGATTCTGAAAACCCAGCTCGCACCGGGCTCGTTCGATAAGTTCATGGAAGCCATGCGCATCAACGCCGCCGCCTCGGTGCAGGACGAGCCGGATTGTCTGGTATTCGATGTGATTCAGGATGTGGCAGACCCGGATCTGGTCTATCTCTATGAGCTGTACCGCGACGAAGCGGCCTTAGCGCATCACAAAACCACCGAGCACTATCTGCAGAGCCGCCCGCTGCTGGCCGAGTGCATCGTCAAACAGGAGGTCATGAAAGGCCATATGGTCTGCGGCAATAACAAGCGCTGA